One part of the Coffea eugenioides isolate CCC68of chromosome 10, Ceug_1.0, whole genome shotgun sequence genome encodes these proteins:
- the LOC113748917 gene encoding uncharacterized protein LOC113748917 produces the protein VDYRDLNKASPKDDFPLPNIHILLDNTAGHEIETFCDCFAGYHQILMAEEDREKTAFITPWGTFCYRVMPFGLKNAGATYQRTMTTLFHDMIHREMEVYVDDIIIKSKRAEDHLVDLKKLFERLRKYNLKLNPAKCAFGAPAGKLLGFIVSKKGIEIDPAKIKAIRDMPVPKTQKDVKSFLGKINFIGRFIGQLTATCEPLFKLLRKNVPLYWNEECQQAFDKIKDYLLHPPVLVPPKPGRPLIMYLSVLDGAVGCVLGQHDESGRKEQAIYYLSKKFTQYEANYSFIEKSCCALAWAAQKLRHYLLSHTTYLISRSDPLKYLLEKPMLTGRLAKWQIILSEFDIVFTSQKAVKGQAIADHLAENPRDDDYQPLRTYFPDERVLFVSAADDISEQSPEWRLFFDGASNSLGVGIGAVLVSPEGKHYPAAAKLQFACTNNMAEYEACIFGLKMALEMEIKELIAFSDSDLLVNQTLKQWITKDSKILPYHCSLLTLAKQFQNLEFRHLPRARNAFADALATLASMIQYPDELKIEPIQVQLQDKPAHCWVANESFDNVPWYSDLKEFLKTGSYPLHAGAKDKSFLRRMASKFFLNGEVLYKRTFDLNLLRCIDEDEAQYMMKEVHSGVCGPHMNGHLLAKKIMRTGYFWLTMEHDCIDFVRRCIKCQMHGDITRAPPTELHSMTAPWPCSMWGMDVIGTIDPPASNGHRFILVAIEYFTKWVEAESFKHVTKKVVANFLRDHIICRFGVPETLITDNAKNLNNDMVDGLCEQFKIKHRNSAIYRPQMNGAVEAANKNLKKIIRKMTEKHRDWHEKLPYALMAYRTSIRTSTGATPYSLMYGMEAVLPAEVEIPSLRILMEAKLEEADWIKQRHEQLTLIDEKRFNAICHGQCYQKRVARAYNKKVHRRAFEKGDKVLKRILSMQDEAKGKFAPNWQGPFVVQKVLPGGALILAEMDGRVFPQPINSDMCKKFFI, from the coding sequence gttgattatagagaccttaataaagccagtcctaaagatgatttccctctaccaaacattcacattctcttagacaatacggccggacatgagattgaaaccttttgcgattgttttgctggctaccaccaaattttgatggcagaggaggatagggagaagactgctttcattaccccttggggtaccttttgctaccgagtcatgccttttggtttaaagaaTGCCGGAGCAACCtatcagaggaccatgacaaccctatttcatgatatgatccaccgagaaatggaggtctacgtggatgacattataatcaagtctaaaaggGCAGAGGACCACTTGGTTGATCTGAAGAAATTGTTCGAGAGACTAcggaagtacaatttgaagctaAATCCTGCAAAATGCGCCTTCGGAGCACCTGCGGGTAAGCTGTTGGGATTCATTGTTAGCAAGAAGGGCATAGAAATAGATCCGgcaaaaatcaaagcaattcgagatatgccagtgccgaaaactcagaaggacgtgaaaagcttcttaggGAAGATCAATTTCATTGGGAGGTTCATCGGCCAACTAACTGCCACAtgcgagccgttgttcaaattattgagaaagaatgtgccgttgtattggaatgaggagtgtcaacaggctttcgacaagattaaagattatttgttgcATCCACCAGTCTTAGTGCCGCCCAAACCGGGCCGACCTTTGATTATGTATTTATCTGTACTCGATGGagcagtagggtgtgttctAGGTCAGCACGATGAATCCGGAAGGAAAGAacaagccatttactatctaagcaaaaagttcacgcagtacgaggctaattattcattcattgagaaaagctgctgtgcattggcctgggcagcCCAGAAGTTGAGACACTATCTGTTGAGTCATACCACGTATCTTATTTCCCGgtctgatcctttgaagtatcttttggagaagccgatgctGACTGGGCGTTTGGCGAAATGGCAAATAATTCTATCAGAGTTCGACATTGTTTTCACCTCACAAAAGGcggtcaaggggcaagctatagctgatcatttggcggaaaatccaagggatgatgattatcaaccaCTCCGTACTTATTTCCCCGACGAGAGGGTCCTATTTGTAAGCGCTGCAGATGATATAAGTGAACAAAgtcctgaatggaggcttttcttcgatggagcttcgaattctctcggagttggaattggagctgttttggtgtcacccgaagggaagcactaccctgccgctgccaaattgcaattcGCTTGCACGAAtaacatggctgaatatgaagcctgcatttttggtctcaaaatggctttggaaatggaaatcaaGGAGTTGATAGCTTTTagtgattcagatttgctcgtgaaccaaactttgaagcaatggataaccaaagattcaaaaattctaccctaccattgtagtctgcttactctggccaagcaatttcaaaatttggaattcagacatctccctcgagcccgaaacgcatttgcCGATGCTTTGGCCACTTTAGCTTCCATGATCCAGTATCCAGATGAATTAAAGATCGAACCAATCCAAGTTCAACTTCAAGACAAGCCTGCCCACTGCTGGGTTGCAAATGAGTCTTTTGACAATGTTCCCTGGTATAGTGATCTTAAGGAGTTTCTTAAAACTGGGTCTTACCCTCTGCATGCTGGtgcaaaagacaagagttttctgcgtagaatggcttccaaatttttcttaaatggtgaagtgttgtacaaaagaacctttgatttgaaccttttaaggtgcattgatgagGATGAggctcaatatatgatgaaagaagtgcatagtggcgtttgtggacctcacatgaatggccatttgctagcaaagaaaatcatgagaaccggatacttctggcttactatggagcatgattgtatagactttgtccggagatgtataaaatgccaaatgcacggtgacattacacgcgctccacccactgagttgcatagcatgaccgccccatggccctgttcaatgtggggtatggacgtgattggtacaatcgatcctcccgcttcaaatggacatcgatttatattggtggcgatCGAGTACTTTACCAAGTGGGTTGAAGCagagtcattcaaacatgtcacgaagaaggtagtggccaatttcctgagagatcacatcatctgtcgtttcggagtacccgaaacgcttatcacggacaatgccaagaatctgaacaatgacatggtagatggattatgtgagcagttcaaaatcaaacaccgcaattctgccatttataggcctcagatgaatggagctgtagaagccgcaaataagaatctgaagaaaattatccgcaaaatgacagaaaagcatcgcgattggcatgaaaagttgccttatgcattgatggcgtaccggacttctattcggacatcgactggggcaacgccatattcacttatgtatgggatggaagctgtattaccagctgaggttgaaattccgtcgctacgaatccttatggaagctaaattggaggaggccgattggatcaagcagcgccatgagcaattgactttgatagatgagaagcgattcaatgctatctgtcatgggcaatgctatcaaaaacgtgtggcccgagcttacaacaaaaaagttCATCGGAGGGCATTTGAAAAAGGTGATAAGGTACTGAAGCGAATTTtgtcaatgcaagatgaagctaaaggcaagttcgctccaaattggcaagggccgttcgttgtccaaaaggtattacctggcggagctcttattttggcggaaatggatggacgggttttccctcaacccatcaactcagatatgtgcaaaaagttttttatttga